The window ACCGGCTCCGGGAGGCGATCCGCGAGCGCGACGTGACGATCGAGGGGACGGACTTCCTCTCTCTGGTCGAGCAGGGCGCGCGGGTCGACTCGCTGCTCGACCGGGAGCTGGAGGACGAGTACGACGACGCCGTCGCCGCCGCGCGCGAGCACCTCGTCGACGCGCTCGACCTCCGACCCGAGGAGGCGGACTTCGCAGAGCGGGCGTTTCCCGACGACCCGGCGTTTCCGGTCGAGCACGAGCCGTCGGTGATCTCGCGGCTCCGGACCGAACTGAAAGCCGGTCGCGACCGCCGAGCCGCGCGGCTCAAGCGCGACCTCGCGGCGGACCTCTCGGCGCTCCGCGACCCGGTCGAGGAACTCGTCCGCGAGGCGCTCGAACTCGACGTCGAACTCGCGGTCGCGCGCTTCGCCGCGGACTTCGAGTGCACGCTGCCGTCGTTCGTCGATATCGACGGCGCGGACGTCACGGGGGAAGCGAGTCCCGAGAGCCACGGCTTCGCGATCGAGGGCGGCCGCTCGCCGCTCTTGGACGTCGACTTCGCCGACGTCGACCCCGTCGACTACCGGGTGTCGGGGGCGACGCTCCTCTCGGGCGTCAACTCCGGCGGGAAGACGTCGACGCTCGATCTGGTCGCGCTCGTCGTCGTCCTCGCGCAGATGGGGCTTCCGGTCCCCGCCGAGCGCGTCGAACTCGAACGCTTCTCGGAACTGCACTACTACGCGAAGACGCAGGGGACGCTCGACGCCGGCGCGTTCGAGAGCACGCTGCGGGACTTCCGCGCACTCGCCGACGGGGAGACGAACCGACTGGTCCTCGTCGACGAACTGGAGAGCATCACCGAACCCGGCGCGTCGGCGAAGATCGTCGCCGGAATCTTAGAAGCGCTCGACGAGCAGGCCGCGACGGCCGTCTTCGTCTCGCACCTCGCCGGCGAGATCCGCGAGGCCGCCGGCTTCGACGTCGCCGTCGACGGCATCGAGGCGCTGGGGCTCGAAGACGGCGAACTCGTCGTGAACCGCTCGCCGGTGAAGGACCACCTCGCGCGCTCGACGCCCGAACTCATCGTCGAGAAACTCGCCGACGACGACGGGTCGGGATTCTACGACCGACTCTTAGAGAAGTTCTGAGGGCGGTCGACTGCGTCGCTCTCGTGGTTCGCGTCCTCTCGGTTTCGAGGGGTGATCGGGAGTATCGTAGCCAACCGGCGGTCCACGGACCCTCGGCCGGCCGCGGTCATCGATTCGCGTGAAACCGAATCTGTGGACCTCGCCGACGATCCCTCGGAGATCCCGAAAACATACGGACCGCGGTTCGCATAGTCCTCCGTGACTCCGCTATGAACCGATCGGACCCTCCACACTCGACCCCGAAGGTGGCCCTCGTCGGCCTCGTCGCCGCCCTCGCCGCCGTCGACCTCGTGCTACTCGTCGCGACGACGTCGCGAACGGAGTTGCTGCGGCTTCTGCTCGCGGTCGGCGCGTTCGGCGTGCCGTTTCTCGGACTCATCCTCGGCCTCGCCGACAGACCGCTTTACGCGGTCGGCGCCGTTCTCTCGCTGCCGCTCGCGGCGTTGTACGCCTACACCGGACTGTTGCTGCCGTGGACGCAGCTCTCCTTCTCGCTCGGCCAGGCCGGGCTCGAACTGCTTCTCGCGGTTCCGGTCCTCGGCGAACCGCTGGCGACCGCGCTGTTCGGCGGCGTCACGCTCGGTCAGGCGACGCTCCGGGCGTCGTTCCGGTATCATTACGCCATCGTCGCGCTCGGCGTCGTCGGGGTCGCAGCGGCGGTCGCGAGGGTCGGGTGGCGGCGCTCGGATTTTGCCCCCTCCGGGGACAGCCCCGGAAACTGATGCCGCGTCGAAGCCGCCGACGGAACCGGACCGGCCGCCCCCGTGACGTCTCGTCCGCCTCCCGCATTTTTCACGCAGCGGCCGGTGTGTCGGGTATGGTCCCCGACCGCTCCGCCGGTTCCTCCGGTCACGCCGAAACCGACGAAACGTCCGCCGAGGATGTCGACGCCGCCGCGTACGACCTGATCTACCGAGCGACCCGCGATGCGATCTGGGACGTGCTCGGGACGGCCACCCTGATCCTCTTTCACCTGGTACTGGCCGCGATTTCCCTCTCGATCGCCGTCGGCGGGATCGGCCCGTTCCTCCGCGGCTCGGCGTCGTACGCGGCGCTGGGGGTCGGTGTCGTGGCGCTCGCGGTCGGCGTCTTCGCCGCCGTCCGCGTCTACCGGCTCGTCACCGAGTGACGGCGCTCGTCGCGGTTAGCCGCCGGATACGTCACCTGACGCGACAGCGACCGCGCTCCTGGGGAACGATTAAGTAGACTCCTGATCCAGATCCAAGCGATGAGGGACGACCCCGACGAGGGGATGCTGTCGTGGGACGAGACCGTCTTCCGCGACGAACACGTCTTCGAGATCGACTACGTCCCCGAGACGTTCGAACACCGCGAGAGCCAACTGGAGAGCCTGAAGTACGCGCTCCGGCCGGCCGTCCGCGGGTCGCGGCCGCTGAACACGATGGTTCGCGGGCCGCCGGGGACGGGCAAGACGACCGCGGTTCAGAAACTGTTCGGCGAACTCGGTGCCCAGAGCGGCGTCCAGACCGTCCGCGTGAACTGCCAGGTCGACTCGACGCGCTACGCCGTCTTCTCGCGCATCTTCGAGGCGATCTTCGCGTACGAACCCCCGTCGTCGGGCATCTCGTTCAAGAAGCTGTTCGGGCAGATCACCGACCGCCTCGTCGAGGAGGAGCAGGTCCTCGCGGTCGCCCTCGACGACGTGAACTACCTCTTCTACGAGAACGAGGTCTCCGACACGCTGTACTCGCTGCTCCGGGCTCACGAGGCACACTCGGGAGCCCGAATCGGCGTCGTCGTCGTCTCCTCGGACCTCTCGCTGGACGTGATCGACGAACTCGACACCCGCGTCCAGAGCGTCTTCCGCCCCGAGGAGGTGTACTTCCCCGTCTACGACGTCGACGAGATCGTCGACATCCTGCGCGAGCGGGTCGAACGCGGCTTCCACGACGGCGTCGTGGGTCCGCAAGAGCTCGATCGGGTCGCCGAACTGACGTCCGAGAGCGGCGACCTCCGGGTGGGGATCGACCTCCTCCGACGCGCCGGCCTCCACGCGGAGATGCGCGCGAGCCGCACCGTCGGCGTCGAGGACGTCGAGGCCGCCTACGAGAAGTCGAAGTACGTTCACCTCTCGCGAAGCCTCCGCGGGCTCTCCGAGCGCGAGCGCGAACTCGTCCGCGTCGTCGCCGAACACGACGGCGACCAGGCCGGCGAGGTCTACGAGGCGTTCCACGACGAGACCGACCTTGGCTACACCCGCTACTCGGAGATCGTCAACAAACTCGACAAACTCGGCCTCCTCGACGCCGACTACGCCGACATCGAGGGGCGCGGGCGGTCGCGCTCGCTGTCGCTGTCGTACGACGCCGACGCGGTCTTAGACCGACTGTAGCCGCCCATCGTCTCGGTCGACAACCCACCCCGAGAGCGGAAGTTTTGTGCCGCGCCTCGTCGAGACGACGCGTATGAAGACGACCGGCGGAACGGACGACCAGAAGCGACGCGCCGGGGAGCGGGCCGCCGAACTCGTCGCCGAGGGCGACGTCGTCGGCCTCGGAACCGGGAGCACCGCGGCCCACGCGATCCGGGCGATCGGCCGGGCCGTCGACGAGGGCCTCGACGTCCGGGGCGTCCCGACCTCGTTCGACTCGCGGGCGCTCGCCCGCCAATCCGGGATTCCGATCTGTTCTCTCGACGAGGTCGACGGCGTCGATCTCGCGATCGACGGCGCAGACCAGATCGACGCCGACCTCAGCGCGATCAAGGGCGGCGGAGCGGCCCACGCCCGCGAGAAGGTCGTCGACGCCGCGGCCGACCGGTTCGTCGTCGTCGCCGACCCCTCGAAGGTCGCCGAGTCGCTGTCGCGTCCCGTCCCCGTCGAGGTCCTCCCCGACACCCACGCGGCGGTCGAGCGGGACCTCGAAGGCCTCGGCGGCGCTCCGACGCTCCGGCGGGCCGAGCGGAAGGACGGTCCCGTCGTCACCGACAACGGGAACCTCCTCCTCGACTGCGACTTCGGCGTCGTCGAGGACCCCGCGTCGCTTTCGACGGCGCTGTCGGGACTGCCGGGCGTCGTCGAACACGGCCTCTTCGTCGATCTCGTCGATACGGTCTACGTCGGCACCGACGACGGCGTCGACGTTCGAGAGCGGGGCTGACGCGCTTCTTTTCCGGCCGCTCTTTCGCGTTGAGGCTCCGCTATCGGCGGAGCGGCGGCTGCACGTGTGGGTATCGCAAAAAATCGGGGTCGAGTCGCCGACTTACAGGTCGCGGGGCTGGACCGTCTTGCGGTCGTTCTGTTCCGCACGACGGGCAGCGTCTTCGAGCAGTTCGTCGACTTCTTCGTCGAGCGCGTCGTAGAAGTCAGAAGCAACGTTTTTGTCCTGGAGCGCTTCCTTCACGGCCGCTTTGACAATAAGGTCTGCCATACACCTCCCTCTATATCGGCACTATATAAAAAGATTTTCCAAAACGCCCGCCTCTCCGTCCGTGCGCGTCGTCTGTAGCGTTTGCCAGGGGAATAATTTATATACCCGGGTGTCACATTAGAACGGTCAGCGAACTTCGGCCGATTCGGCGGTCGTCACGCGCTGAGCCGAGTGGTTGGGCCGGCTGATAGCGCGGGAGTGAGTCGGCCCGGTCCGCCACGCGCCCGGCCGCTCCCCGCTGCCGGACGTTCACTCGTTTCGACCGCCAAGCGATAGGTACGTCCCGCTCGGCGCCCGAACGGGACGTATGCGCGAACTGCTCGAAGCCGTCGCGGCGGGAGAACTCTCGCCGACGGAGGCCGAGGCTCGACTGGCCGGATACGTGACGACCGACGCGGGACGGTTCGACGCCGCACGCGAACACCGACGCGGTGCGCCGGAGGGCATCCTCGCCGAGGGCAAGACCCCCGCCGAGGTCGCGACGCTCGCCACTGCCGCGCTCGACTCGACCGGCCGCGCGATCGTCACGCGGGTCGCCGCCGCGGACGTCGCCGCCGTCGAGGAGGTCGTCGACGAGTCGGTCGACGTCGTCCACGACGAGCGGGCGAGCACGCTGGTCGCCCGACGCGCGGACTACGAACCGCCGAGGCTGGATGCGACCGCCGCCATCGTCACCGGCGGGACCGCGGACGCCGCCGTCGCCGGCGAGGCCGCGACGGTCTTGGAGGCGATGGGCGCGACCGTCGAACGGATCGACGACGTCGGGGTGGCCCACCTCGGTCGGATTCTGGACCACCTCGACGCGCTCCGCGCGGCGGACGTCCTCGTCGTCGCCGCCGGGCGGGAGGGCGCGCTCCCGACCGTCGTGGCCGGCCTCGTCGACACGCCCGTGATCGGCGTGCCCGTCTCGACGGGCTACGGCCACGGCGGCGACGGGGCGGCGGCGCTGTCGGGGATGCTGCAGTCCTGTACCGTCCTCTCGGTCGTCAACGTCGACGCCGGGTTCGTCGCCGGCACGCAGGCGGGACTCGTCGCCCGCGCCGTCAGCGACGCCCGCGCCGGAGCGGAGTGACTGCCGGCTCGGACGCCTCTCTTGTCACGCGTGCGCCTCTCGCTACTCGCTCTCTCGCGCGCGTGCGCGGAAAGCCCTATAAGTCGCGGGTCCGTATGGGAGTCACCGGCAAATGGTGGCTGCCGGACACACGCATGCCAAGTTGTGACCACTGCGGGTCACACGTCTCCGACCGCTTCGCGCGCGTGTTCGCCGACAAGCAAGGGCGACTCCTCGCCTGTCCAAACTGCTCGGCGAACGCGGGTATCGCGGAGGTCGCACGGCGACGCACCCGCACAGCGTGACCACTGAAACGGAAACAGACCACCACGCGAAGCCGACTCCCGTTTTCGATCGGGCGGACGAACCACCCCCCGATCGGCGTATCCACGACCGCTCCGGACCGGAAGGGCTACCTTGCTCTCCGCGAACTCATCCCCAATGAGCGACGGTCCCGCGATCCTCCTGACCAACGACGACGGCATCGATGCGCCGGGCATCGCGACGCTCCGGACGGAACTCACCGCACTCGGTGACGTCACGGTCGTCGCCCCCGACGCGAACCAGAGCGGCGTGGGCCGCACCCGGAGCCACACGGCCCGCATCCGCGAGCACCCCTGGGGGTACCGGCTCTCCGGCACGCCCGCCGACTGCGTCGCCTACGGCCTGCGAGGGCTGGAGACCGACTTCGACGTCGTCGTCTCCGGCGTCAACAACGGCCCGAACGCCGGCAACTACGTCGTCGGGCGCTCCGGCACCGTCGGCGCGGGCATCGAAGCGGCGTTCCTCGGCACGCCCGCGCTCGCCATCTCGGCGTACCACTCGACGGACTTCTTCCTCTCGCCGCCGGAGGAGTACGACTTCGCCCGCCCCGCCCGGATCGCCGCGCGACTCGTCTCGCGGGCGCTCGAATCCGGCGTCTACGACGACGTCGACCTGCTGAACGTCAACGCGCCCGTGGACGCGCCGTCGCCGCCGGTCATCCTCACCGAACCGTACCACGACTACGGACAGCACGTCGAACCCGCCGACCCCGAGACGCTCGACGAGGGGGAGATCGACGCCGACGGCGGGGAGTTGGCCGCGGACGAACAGATCGTCCACCTCCACGACCGGACGTGGCCGGGCGTGGTCGGCTGGGAGAACCCGTTTCCGCCGACGGACGAACACCGCGAGCGCTACCCCGTCGGGACGGACCGCCGCGCGATGGTCGACGCCTCGGTGAGCGTCTCGCCGCTCGCGGTGACCCACGCCTCGCCCGACAGCGCCGCGCTGGCGGAGGTCGTCGAAACGATCGACGTGGAGTGACTGTAGCGACCGATGCCCGATGCCGACGCCGACGGAACGACGTTCGAGGCCGACGCCGACGGAACGACGTCCGATGCCGACACTCACGGGACGACCGCCGTCCCCGACGCCGACCACTACGTCTACGTCCTAGCGTGCGCCGACGGCTCGCTGTACACCGGCTACACGACCGACGTCGAGCGCCGGGTCGCCGAACACGACGCCGGCGAGGGCGCGAAGTACACCCGCGGCCGGACGCCCGTCGAACTGGTCCACGTCGAGTCTTTCGATTCGAAGTCGGCTGCGATGTCTCGCGAGTACGAAATCAAGCAGTTCTCGCGCGCCGAGAAGGAGCGGCTGGTCGGCCTCGACTAGTCGAAACCGCTCTCACGCGTCTGGACCGTCCACACGGGTATCGTGGCGACCGATCTGCAGCGCGGACACAGCGCGTACGCTGCTGTAGCTCCGATTGTGACTGTCTGAGAGAACGAGTCATCGACCATCGCTACGAACGACGGGCGAGATGGGTCGTTAGTTGCGGACGAGGTTCGTCGCGCGCGGTCCCTTGGGGGACGATTCGATCTCGAACTCGACTTCCTGCCCCTCTTCGAGGTCCGGACCGCCGACGTCCTCCATGTGGAAGAACACGTCCTCGTCGTCGTCGACAGCGTCGTCGTCAGTCGAAATGAAACCGTAGCCGCCAGTGTCGTTGAAGAAATCAACTTTACCGTTTGCCATTACAAAATAACGGAGTCGCCTTTCGGGGATAACGCTTCCGAGGGTCGAGGTACCACGAGGGTCGGCGACTGCGGATGCGGATGTGACCCGTTCGAGCCCCCAGCCGTTCGGAGTGCGGTAACCACTCCGTTTCGGAGGCAGGTATTTACCGTGTGAACGCGTGGCGTACCGTGCATCGCTATGAAACCGTGTCACAGCTGCCAGTCGGTCATCGACGAGTATCTCTTGGATAAACAACTCGAACCGCTGCGCGAACTCACGGCCGACGACTTCAACGTCTGTGCGGACTGCGCGACCATCGTCGCGGACGCGTGCGTGGAGTGCGGCGGCGCGGTGTACGTTCCTCGGAGCGGGTCCGTTACTCCCGACTACTGCCCGGCGTGTCGTTCCGACCTGATCGACCGCACCGGTCACGATCCCGGCTGGACGTGCAGTCACGTGTCCGGCTGAGCGACGCTACCCCGCTCGATCCGCGCTGACCGTTGCGGACTCGTCGATCTGGGCGTCCCACAGCGCGGCGTACTCCCCGGATCCGGCGAGTAACTCGTCGTGGGTGCCCGATTCGACGATCTCGCCGTCGTCGAGGACGACGACCCGGTCGGCGTCCCGGATCGTCGAGAGGCGGTGCGCGATGACGAAGGCGGTCCGGTCCTCGATCAGCCGATCGATGCTCTCTTTGATCCGCTCTTCGGTCTCGGTGTCGACGTCGCTGGTCGCCTCGTCGAAGACGATGATCGCCGGATCGTTGAGCAGCGCCCGCGCGATCGCGATCCGCTGTCGCTGGCCGCCGGAGAGCTTGATCCCCCGCTCGCCGATCTGGGTCTCGTAGCCGTCCGGGAGGTCGGCGACGAAGTCGTGGGCGGCCGCGGCTTTCGCGGCCGAGACGACGCGGTCGCGGTGCTCCCGGTCGCCGTGGCGCTCGGCGGCGAGCACCTCGCTGTCGCCGTAGGCGATGTTCTCGGCGACGGTCCCCGAGAAGAGGTAGGGGTTCTGCTCGACGACCGCGATCTCCTCGCGGAGCGCCTGGAGGTCGTACTCCCTGACGTCCCGGCCGTCCACGGAGACGGACCCCTCGTCGACGTCGTGCAGCCGCGGGACGAGTTTCACGAGCGTCGACTTCCCGGCTCCGGTCGCGCCGGCGAGGCCGATCGTCGCGCCGCTCGGAACGTCCAGTGAGACGTTCCGGAGGACCGACTCGCGGTCGTCGTAACTGAACGAGACGTCCTCGAACGTCACGCGGCCGTCGATCCCGTCGGGCACGTACGGGTCCGCGGGTTCGGTGACGGTCGGCTCGCGGCCGAGCAGGCCGAACACCCGTTCGGCGCTGGACTTGGCGAGCTGGTACTTGTTGGCCGATCGGCCGATCCGACGCATCGGCGAGTACAGCCGACGGAGGTACAGGAAGAACGCCGCGAACGCCCCCGTCGAGATCAGGGCCGCTTCCCCGGGCGGCGTCGTGATGATGGCCCGGCCGCCGACGAAGAGAACGAGGACGAACACGACGCCGGTGAGCAGTCGGAGCGCGGCGAAGAACCCCCGGCGGATGCGCAGCGCGGCGACCTTCTCGTCGTGGTACGCCTCGCTCTGCTCGGCGACGCGGTCGCGCTCGAAGGCGTACCGGTTGAACGACTTCACGACGGCGACGCCGCCGAGGTTGTTTTCTAACCGAGTGTTGAGCCGGGCGACCGTCTCCCGGAGCGACTTGTAGCGCGGTTCGATCCACCGGAGGAACAGCACGCTGCCGAGGCCGATCACGGGGACGGGAGCCAGCGCGATGAGCGCGAGCGTCGGCGCGTAGTACCAGAGGATGGCCGCGATCCCCCCGACGGTCGCGACGACGCGGATGAGCTGGCGGAACTCGGTGTTGAGAAACTGCTCCAACCGGTTGATGTCGCTGTTGAGAATCGACATCAACCCGCCGGTCTGGTGGTCGGCGAAGAAGTCCATCGAGAGGTGCTGGAGGTGATCGTACGTGTCGTCGCGGAGGTCGCGCTGGATCTTCTGTGCGGACGACTGTAGCAGATACCGCGACCCGAACCGCGTGACAGAGCGCAGGAGGTACGCCAGCGCCGCGATCGCGACGAGGCGCTGGAGGAACGCCAACCGGGCGGCCTCGCCGGTGATCGCCCCGCCCGGCAAGAGCCCCGCCTCGGTCAGCAGTCCCGGCTCCTCGGCCCCGAGGACGATCCGATCGATGGTCGTCGCGACGATGATCGGCGGGACCAGCCGCGCGAACCGGGTCCCGATCGCCGCGATCACGCCAAGCGTGATCCGGGGCCAGTAGGGGCGAGCGTAGCCGAGCAGGCTCCGCATCGGGTGGCCGTCGACCGTCTCGCTGACGTCCGAAAAGCCGCCGTCTTCGTCGGTCACGCGTGCGGTACCCGACGGTGTGCGCCGTTACCCGTCCGCTCGACACCGGATCTCTCACTCATAATCGAGACACGTCGGCCGAACGTGTCGGACCCAGACAAAGGTGTTGTTCGCCCCCGCGATACGCCGGAACTCGACCGCTTTTCGGCTCGGTCGGTCCCGAGTGCTACTCGGCTCGCTCGGCTTCGAGCGCTTCGAGCGTCCGGTAGGCTTCGACGGCGTAGGTCATCGCGGGGCCGCCGCCCATCACGACGGCGATCTTCAACGCGTCGACGATCTCCTCGTGAGTCGCGCCGGCCTCCAGCGCGGCATCGGTGTGCCAGAGGATGCAGTGATCGCACCTGACGACCACCGAGATCGCCAGCGACAGCAGCTCCTTCGTCTTGTTGTCGATCGTCTCGGTCGCCTCCGCCGACTCGACGAAGCCGACGAACGACTCCAGTTCCGGCGCTTCTTCGATCAGATCGCCCAGCGACTCCTTGAGTGCTGTGAGCTCTTGCGTGCGGGACATCGTTCGAAACGTCGCCGAGATAACACATATATCCCGCGTGAGATTCTCACCGCGTAACAACGGTCTCACGCGCCGATCGCCGGGTGTCCGAGCCGTCGCTCAGCCTCTCGAATCCGGATGCAGCCGCCGCGCCTCCTCGACGACCGCTACGCCCAGTTCTTCGAGTCGCCGTCGCGCGTCGGCGTCGGTGAGGCGGTCGCCGTCGTACTTCTTCGAGGCGTTCCGGACGCCCACCTGTTCCGGAACCGTGTGGCCGTGGACGCCCCGGACCGTGCTCCGCATGTGTTCCAACGTCGGGCCGTAGGAGCCGCCGCCGGCGGTCGCGACCAGGCCGACGGCCGTGTCTCGAAACTCCTCTTTCGAGCAGTAGTCGTGGAAGTTGCGGAACGTCGAGGAGTACGAGCCGTGGTAGACGGGCGAGCCCAGGACGACCGCCTCGGCCTCGCGGACGCGACGCGTCAGCGCGGCCGAGTCGCCCTGCTCGTCGCGGTCGGGGTGATACAGCGGGAGGTCGACCGCGCCGAGGTCGATCATCCCCGTTTCGACGCCCATCTCGCCCGCGGCGTCGAGGACGACCCGCAGGGACTTCTTCGTGTAACTCCGTTCGCGCCGGCTCCCGGAGACCGCGAGGAGCGTGGTCA is drawn from Halobellus limi and contains these coding sequences:
- a CDS encoding MutS-related protein, giving the protein MEFEAIPGVGEKTAAALSELDDAERALREGDVATLTRAPGVSEGRAAAVARGAIRRRHDDDGDFLATDRAREVYEDALGLLRERTVTDYAAKRIATFYPTDSASRIAEVREFVERATDRDPDPDVLDALSGVEPLSPPATRRVRDRCLATADAERFAAAEEAFPELSVEVVEDARGLAELARSYSTVVALDEQFAGIDVEGDVRVRPDAMESPDEIVPERVLAFFAENRSRVLAAAAVHEAADLDPPCDLDALRDALDRLDDDGTIVGDAELDRLVTAVDDLDATVSTAESVANDRLREAIRERDVTIEGTDFLSLVEQGARVDSLLDRELEDEYDDAVAAAREHLVDALDLRPEEADFAERAFPDDPAFPVEHEPSVISRLRTELKAGRDRRAARLKRDLAADLSALRDPVEELVREALELDVELAVARFAADFECTLPSFVDIDGADVTGEASPESHGFAIEGGRSPLLDVDFADVDPVDYRVSGATLLSGVNSGGKTSTLDLVALVVVLAQMGLPVPAERVELERFSELHYYAKTQGTLDAGAFESTLRDFRALADGETNRLVLVDELESITEPGASAKIVAGILEALDEQAATAVFVSHLAGEIREAAGFDVAVDGIEALGLEDGELVVNRSPVKDHLARSTPELIVEKLADDDGSGFYDRLLEKF
- a CDS encoding cold-shock protein, encoding MANGKVDFFNDTGGYGFISTDDDAVDDDEDVFFHMEDVGGPDLEEGQEVEFEIESSPKGPRATNLVRN
- a CDS encoding carboxymuconolactone decarboxylase family protein is translated as MSRTQELTALKESLGDLIEEAPELESFVGFVESAEATETIDNKTKELLSLAISVVVRCDHCILWHTDAALEAGATHEEIVDALKIAVVMGGGPAMTYAVEAYRTLEALEAERAE
- a CDS encoding DUF7571 family protein: MKPCHSCQSVIDEYLLDKQLEPLRELTADDFNVCADCATIVADACVECGGAVYVPRSGSVTPDYCPACRSDLIDRTGHDPGWTCSHVSG
- a CDS encoding GIY-YIG nuclease family protein encodes the protein MYTGYTTDVERRVAEHDAGEGAKYTRGRTPVELVHVESFDSKSAAMSREYEIKQFSRAEKERLVGLD
- the rpiA gene encoding ribose-5-phosphate isomerase RpiA, translating into MKTTGGTDDQKRRAGERAAELVAEGDVVGLGTGSTAAHAIRAIGRAVDEGLDVRGVPTSFDSRALARQSGIPICSLDEVDGVDLAIDGADQIDADLSAIKGGGAAHAREKVVDAAADRFVVVADPSKVAESLSRPVPVEVLPDTHAAVERDLEGLGGAPTLRRAERKDGPVVTDNGNLLLDCDFGVVEDPASLSTALSGLPGVVEHGLFVDLVDTVYVGTDDGVDVRERG
- a CDS encoding cytochrome b N-terminal domain-containing protein, which gives rise to MNRSDPPHSTPKVALVGLVAALAAVDLVLLVATTSRTELLRLLLAVGAFGVPFLGLILGLADRPLYAVGAVLSLPLAALYAYTGLLLPWTQLSFSLGQAGLELLLAVPVLGEPLATALFGGVTLGQATLRASFRYHYAIVALGVVGVAAAVARVGWRRSDFAPSGDSPGN
- the surE gene encoding 5'/3'-nucleotidase SurE — translated: MSDGPAILLTNDDGIDAPGIATLRTELTALGDVTVVAPDANQSGVGRTRSHTARIREHPWGYRLSGTPADCVAYGLRGLETDFDVVVSGVNNGPNAGNYVVGRSGTVGAGIEAAFLGTPALAISAYHSTDFFLSPPEEYDFARPARIAARLVSRALESGVYDDVDLLNVNAPVDAPSPPVILTEPYHDYGQHVEPADPETLDEGEIDADGGELAADEQIVHLHDRTWPGVVGWENPFPPTDEHRERYPVGTDRRAMVDASVSVSPLAVTHASPDSAALAEVVETIDVE
- a CDS encoding NADPH-dependent FMN reductase, with the protein product MTTLLAVSGSRRERSYTKKSLRVVLDAAGEMGVETGMIDLGAVDLPLYHPDRDEQGDSAALTRRVREAEAVVLGSPVYHGSYSSTFRNFHDYCSKEEFRDTAVGLVATAGGGSYGPTLEHMRSTVRGVHGHTVPEQVGVRNASKKYDGDRLTDADARRRLEELGVAVVEEARRLHPDSRG
- a CDS encoding ABC transporter ATP-binding protein, producing MTDEDGGFSDVSETVDGHPMRSLLGYARPYWPRITLGVIAAIGTRFARLVPPIIVATTIDRIVLGAEEPGLLTEAGLLPGGAITGEAARLAFLQRLVAIAALAYLLRSVTRFGSRYLLQSSAQKIQRDLRDDTYDHLQHLSMDFFADHQTGGLMSILNSDINRLEQFLNTEFRQLIRVVATVGGIAAILWYYAPTLALIALAPVPVIGLGSVLFLRWIEPRYKSLRETVARLNTRLENNLGGVAVVKSFNRYAFERDRVAEQSEAYHDEKVAALRIRRGFFAALRLLTGVVFVLVLFVGGRAIITTPPGEAALISTGAFAAFFLYLRRLYSPMRRIGRSANKYQLAKSSAERVFGLLGREPTVTEPADPYVPDGIDGRVTFEDVSFSYDDRESVLRNVSLDVPSGATIGLAGATGAGKSTLVKLVPRLHDVDEGSVSVDGRDVREYDLQALREEIAVVEQNPYLFSGTVAENIAYGDSEVLAAERHGDREHRDRVVSAAKAAAAHDFVADLPDGYETQIGERGIKLSGGQRQRIAIARALLNDPAIIVFDEATSDVDTETEERIKESIDRLIEDRTAFVIAHRLSTIRDADRVVVLDDGEIVESGTHDELLAGSGEYAALWDAQIDESATVSADRAG
- the larB gene encoding nickel pincer cofactor biosynthesis protein LarB, translated to MRELLEAVAAGELSPTEAEARLAGYVTTDAGRFDAAREHRRGAPEGILAEGKTPAEVATLATAALDSTGRAIVTRVAAADVAAVEEVVDESVDVVHDERASTLVARRADYEPPRLDATAAIVTGGTADAAVAGEAATVLEAMGATVERIDDVGVAHLGRILDHLDALRAADVLVVAAGREGALPTVVAGLVDTPVIGVPVSTGYGHGGDGAAALSGMLQSCTVLSVVNVDAGFVAGTQAGLVARAVSDARAGAE
- a CDS encoding ORC1-type DNA replication protein encodes the protein MRDDPDEGMLSWDETVFRDEHVFEIDYVPETFEHRESQLESLKYALRPAVRGSRPLNTMVRGPPGTGKTTAVQKLFGELGAQSGVQTVRVNCQVDSTRYAVFSRIFEAIFAYEPPSSGISFKKLFGQITDRLVEEEQVLAVALDDVNYLFYENEVSDTLYSLLRAHEAHSGARIGVVVVSSDLSLDVIDELDTRVQSVFRPEEVYFPVYDVDEIVDILRERVERGFHDGVVGPQELDRVAELTSESGDLRVGIDLLRRAGLHAEMRASRTVGVEDVEAAYEKSKYVHLSRSLRGLSERERELVRVVAEHDGDQAGEVYEAFHDETDLGYTRYSEIVNKLDKLGLLDADYADIEGRGRSRSLSLSYDADAVLDRL
- a CDS encoding DUF7563 family protein, translated to MPSCDHCGSHVSDRFARVFADKQGRLLACPNCSANAGIAEVARRRTRTA
- a CDS encoding DUF1931 family protein; translated protein: MADLIVKAAVKEALQDKNVASDFYDALDEEVDELLEDAARRAEQNDRKTVQPRDL